A window of Amycolatopsis australiensis contains these coding sequences:
- the tig gene encoding trigger factor has protein sequence MKSTVEQLSPTRVKINVEVPFDELKPNFDRAYRKIAQQVRIPGFRPGKAPARVLESRIGRGPVLDEVVNEAIPAKYIEAVRANEVRTLGNPEFDVTKLEDRDVLEFTAEVDVRPEITLPDLDGFAVTVDDVELTDAEVDEQLDELRARFGTLTGVDRPAENGDFVSIDLSATVDGQPVEEASTTGLSYEIGSGQLVDGIDEAIIGSNAGDTKTFTTQLVAGEHAGKDAEVTVTVQSVKKRELPEADDEFAQMASEFDTIEELRNDLRERLARVKKMQQGVQARDKVLDELLERTEVPIPEKVLDAEIENRKHDAIHPFDHDEAQFAKALEAEGRTLEEFDAETRAESEKAVRTQLLLDTIADKEEVSVNDGELTERIIYQAQRFGISPDEYVQRAQQSGQLTAIYADVRRGKALASVVRKATVTDGSGAEVDLSELFGSDEPAADEATQETQVTDEAAKTPAE, from the coding sequence TTGAAGAGCACCGTCGAGCAGCTCAGCCCGACGCGAGTCAAGATCAATGTCGAGGTGCCGTTCGACGAGCTCAAGCCGAACTTCGACCGCGCCTACCGCAAGATCGCCCAGCAGGTGCGCATCCCGGGCTTCCGGCCCGGCAAGGCGCCCGCTCGCGTCCTGGAAAGCCGGATCGGGCGTGGCCCGGTGCTCGACGAGGTCGTCAACGAGGCCATCCCGGCGAAGTACATCGAGGCGGTCCGCGCGAACGAGGTCCGCACGCTCGGCAACCCGGAGTTCGACGTCACGAAGCTCGAGGACCGCGACGTCCTCGAGTTCACCGCCGAGGTCGACGTGCGCCCGGAGATCACGCTGCCCGACCTGGACGGCTTCGCGGTCACCGTCGACGACGTCGAGCTGACCGACGCGGAGGTCGACGAGCAGCTCGACGAGCTGCGCGCCCGCTTCGGCACGCTGACCGGCGTCGACCGCCCGGCCGAGAACGGCGACTTCGTCTCGATCGACCTGTCCGCGACCGTCGACGGCCAGCCCGTCGAGGAGGCGAGCACCACCGGCCTGTCCTACGAGATCGGCTCCGGCCAGCTCGTCGACGGCATCGACGAGGCGATCATCGGCTCGAACGCCGGCGACACGAAGACGTTCACCACCCAGCTCGTCGCCGGTGAGCACGCCGGCAAGGACGCCGAGGTCACGGTGACCGTCCAGTCGGTCAAGAAGCGCGAGCTGCCCGAGGCCGACGACGAGTTCGCCCAGATGGCCAGCGAGTTCGACACGATCGAAGAGCTCCGCAACGACCTGCGCGAGCGCCTCGCCCGCGTCAAGAAGATGCAGCAGGGCGTCCAGGCCCGCGACAAGGTGCTCGACGAGCTGCTCGAGCGCACCGAGGTCCCGATCCCGGAGAAGGTCCTCGACGCCGAGATCGAGAACCGCAAGCACGACGCGATCCACCCGTTCGACCACGACGAGGCCCAGTTCGCGAAGGCCCTCGAGGCCGAGGGCCGCACGCTCGAGGAGTTCGACGCCGAGACCCGCGCCGAGTCGGAGAAGGCCGTCCGCACGCAGCTGCTGCTGGACACCATCGCCGACAAGGAAGAGGTGTCGGTCAACGACGGCGAGCTGACCGAGCGGATCATCTACCAGGCCCAGCGCTTCGGGATCAGCCCGGACGAGTACGTCCAGCGCGCCCAGCAGTCCGGCCAGCTGACCGCGATCTACGCCGACGTCCGCCGCGGCAAGGCGCTCGCGTCCGTGGTCCGGAAGGCGACCGTCACCGACGGCTCGGGCGCCGAGGTCGACCTCTCGGAGCTGTTCGGCAGCGACGAGCCGGCCGCCGACGAGGCAACCCAGGAGACGCAGGTCACCGACGAGGCGGCGAAGACTCCCGCGGAGTGA
- a CDS encoding TetR family transcriptional regulator: MKAVTPPVPLPTRERLLDAAADVLQADGWAALTMGKLAARAGVSRQTVYNELGSKAELAEALMLRETDRFVERVGGDVAAHPGDPVGGVTAAFRHTLEAARENPMVEIALGGSQGGRDDFLPLLTSRPEAVLDRAVEAVAALFAGGYPEVALTASEWAVAVETFVRLLLSYLVQPSGSVEQASGRMRWVIGRMLGR, encoded by the coding sequence GTGAAGGCCGTCACCCCTCCCGTCCCGCTGCCGACGCGGGAGCGCCTGCTCGACGCGGCGGCCGACGTCCTGCAGGCCGACGGCTGGGCCGCGCTGACGATGGGCAAGCTGGCCGCGCGGGCCGGCGTGAGCAGGCAGACGGTCTACAACGAGCTGGGCTCCAAGGCCGAGCTCGCCGAGGCGCTGATGCTGCGCGAGACCGACCGCTTCGTCGAGCGGGTCGGCGGCGACGTCGCCGCGCACCCCGGCGACCCGGTCGGCGGCGTCACCGCCGCGTTCCGGCACACGCTCGAAGCCGCCCGCGAGAACCCGATGGTGGAGATCGCCCTCGGCGGCAGCCAGGGCGGCCGCGACGACTTCCTCCCGCTGCTCACCTCCCGGCCCGAGGCCGTGCTCGACCGGGCCGTGGAGGCGGTCGCGGCGCTGTTCGCGGGCGGCTACCCGGAGGTCGCGCTGACGGCGTCGGAGTGGGCGGTGGCGGTGGAGACGTTCGTCCGGCTGCTGCTTTCCTACCTGGTGCAGCCCAGTGGCTCGGTGGAGCAGGCGAGCGGCCGGATGCGCTGGGTGATCGGCCGGATGCTGGGGCGCTGA
- a CDS encoding ClpP family protease: protein MTQHTPEARTGTAGLNLTDSVFERLLQERIVVLGSEVNDEVANRITAQLLLLDADDAESDIRFYINSPGGSVTAGFAIYDTMQLIRPDVATYAMGMAASMGQFLLSSGTRGKRYALPHARILMHQPSAGVGGTASDIAIQADLFNKWKRELAQITADQTGQTVEQIIKDGDRDRWFTAQEAKDYGFVDHVLTADIVRRQGSN from the coding sequence GTGACGCAGCACACGCCCGAGGCGCGGACCGGCACCGCAGGGCTCAACCTCACCGACTCGGTGTTCGAGCGGTTGCTCCAGGAGCGCATCGTCGTCCTCGGTTCGGAGGTCAACGACGAGGTCGCCAACCGGATCACCGCGCAGCTGTTGCTGCTCGACGCGGACGACGCCGAGTCCGACATCCGCTTCTACATCAACTCGCCGGGTGGCTCGGTCACCGCCGGTTTCGCGATCTACGACACCATGCAGCTGATCCGCCCGGACGTCGCGACCTACGCGATGGGCATGGCGGCTTCGATGGGGCAGTTCCTGCTCTCGTCGGGCACCCGGGGCAAGCGCTACGCGCTGCCGCACGCCCGCATCCTGATGCACCAGCCCTCCGCCGGTGTCGGCGGCACGGCGTCGGACATCGCGATCCAGGCCGACCTGTTCAACAAGTGGAAGCGGGAGCTGGCCCAGATCACCGCGGACCAGACCGGCCAGACGGTCGAGCAGATCATCAAGGACGGCGACCGCGACCGCTGGTTCACCGCGCAGGAGGCGAAGGACTACGGGTTCGTGGACCACGTCCTCACCGCCGACATCGTCCGCCGCCAGGGCTCGAACTGA
- a CDS encoding ATP-dependent Clp protease proteolytic subunit, protein MSNFRLPGDFQGPSVPQSRYILPSYVERTSYGVKESNPYNKLYEERVIFLGVQVDDASANDVMAQLLHLEHEDPDRDILIYINSPGGSFTSLMAIYDTMQFVRPDIQTYCLGQAASAAAVLLSAGTPGKRYALPNSRVLIHQPATEGTYGQVSDLEIQANEIQRVRRQMEVILAKHTNKDPDQIKADIERDKILTAEEAKAYGLIDEVLPYRKASAL, encoded by the coding sequence ATGAGCAACTTCAGGCTCCCGGGTGACTTCCAGGGCCCGAGCGTCCCCCAGTCGCGGTACATCCTGCCGTCGTACGTGGAGCGGACCAGCTACGGCGTCAAGGAGTCGAACCCGTACAACAAGCTGTACGAGGAGCGGGTCATCTTCCTCGGCGTGCAGGTGGACGACGCGTCGGCGAACGACGTGATGGCCCAGCTGCTGCACCTCGAGCACGAGGACCCGGACCGCGACATCCTGATCTACATCAACTCGCCGGGTGGCTCGTTCACCTCGCTGATGGCGATCTACGACACGATGCAGTTCGTCCGCCCGGACATCCAGACCTACTGCCTGGGCCAGGCCGCCTCGGCGGCCGCGGTCCTGCTGTCGGCCGGCACGCCCGGCAAGCGCTACGCGCTGCCGAACTCGCGCGTGCTGATCCACCAGCCGGCCACCGAGGGCACCTACGGGCAGGTCTCCGACCTGGAGATCCAGGCGAACGAGATCCAGCGGGTGCGGCGCCAGATGGAGGTCATCCTGGCCAAGCACACGAACAAGGATCCCGACCAGATCAAGGCCGACATCGAGCGGGACAAGATCCTGACCGCCGAGGAAGCCAAGGCGTACGGTCTCATCGACGAGGTGCTGCCGTACCGCAAGGCGTCGGCT